A region from the uncultured Holophaga sp. genome encodes:
- the ilvN gene encoding acetolactate synthase small subunit, giving the protein MRPHTGNTTHVFVVYTDDEPGVLNRVTSLFRRRGYNIHSLTVGPTEKSGTSRMTIVVETDETGAKLAEAHLDKLLNVQRVERLSRYPSIVRDLVLLRVKADPAVRPQIMQLATAFRAAVVDIAAESLILECTGSAGKIDALLDVMRPYGILEIGRTGAVAMARGAGFFGEQSSWTATESLAPQR; this is encoded by the coding sequence ATGCGACCCCATACCGGCAATACCACCCACGTCTTTGTGGTCTACACCGACGATGAGCCCGGGGTCCTGAACCGGGTCACCTCCCTCTTCCGTCGTCGCGGCTACAACATCCACTCCCTGACGGTGGGCCCCACCGAGAAAAGCGGCACCTCCCGCATGACCATCGTGGTGGAGACCGACGAAACGGGGGCGAAGCTCGCCGAAGCCCACCTGGACAAGCTGCTCAATGTGCAGCGGGTGGAGCGGCTCTCCCGCTACCCCTCCATCGTGCGGGACCTGGTGCTCCTGCGCGTCAAGGCCGATCCCGCCGTCCGTCCCCAGATCATGCAGTTGGCCACCGCTTTCCGGGCTGCGGTGGTGGACATCGCCGCCGAGAGCCTGATCCTGGAGTGCACAGGCAGCGCCGGCAAGATCGATGCTCTCCTGGATGTCATGCGCCCCTATGGAATCCTTGAGATCGGACGAACCGGTGCTGTCGCCATGGCCCGCGGGGCGGGCTTCTTCGGAGAACAGTCCAGCTGGACCGCCACCGAGTCGCTGGCTCCCCAGCGCTGA
- a CDS encoding cation:proton antiporter, whose amino-acid sequence MTVAAASSASFVVDLALVLGVAAVTTVVCQRFRLPVVLGYLVAGMIIGPHIPVPLVADQHHVHTLSELGIILLMFSIGIEFSLKTLMRAGPPATLIALIKTGLLGWLGYLGGRLLGWTSMESVFAGAALGISSTMIIARVFSAMGIKGAVAELVLSALIVEDLLAILMLTLLTAVASGAGLTLGALLLTLGKLAGFLVVVLLVGRPLVPRLIRRVADMGSDETLLVASVGFCFLLSVLAAWMGYSVALGAFLAGMLVAESGRERRVEHLLAPLRDVFVAIFFVSIGMLIDPLQVAPNWKALLLFGLLVTLGKVGSAAFGALLGGQSLRTSIWIGGSLAQIGEFSFIIVGLGQSLGVVGPALFPVMVVTSAWTTITTPVLIQHSERLADRFEAVLPHRLRYFLIHFRAAMGHLGAMPFRKASWKPLRRPFGYLLADAVVVVLVVLLGTLARRALALLLAGAGLSPVITDLLVWLLVVLVAFRFLMGMIKQVRRLARAMAQRSLAQRPAPVEGLEEAVRFALEVAIGFMVALPMVAVIQPFLPPMVVTLVVVAGTLVFGYLFWKRTGAIQRRRLEGSEGLFGDPPEGS is encoded by the coding sequence ATGACGGTCGCTGCCGCCTCCAGTGCCTCCTTTGTCGTGGACCTCGCCCTGGTCCTCGGGGTCGCTGCGGTCACCACGGTGGTCTGCCAGCGCTTCCGGCTGCCGGTAGTGCTGGGCTATCTGGTGGCCGGCATGATCATCGGCCCCCACATCCCCGTGCCCCTGGTGGCAGACCAGCACCACGTCCACACCCTCTCGGAACTGGGCATCATCCTGCTGATGTTCTCCATCGGCATCGAGTTCAGCCTGAAGACCCTGATGCGGGCCGGTCCCCCGGCCACCCTCATCGCTCTGATCAAGACCGGGCTCCTGGGCTGGCTGGGCTACCTCGGGGGTCGGCTCCTGGGCTGGACGTCCATGGAGAGTGTCTTCGCCGGGGCGGCCCTGGGCATCAGCTCCACCATGATCATCGCCCGGGTGTTCTCTGCCATGGGCATCAAGGGAGCGGTCGCCGAACTGGTCCTCTCGGCCCTCATCGTGGAGGACCTGCTGGCCATCCTGATGTTGACCCTGCTGACGGCCGTCGCCAGCGGGGCGGGTCTCACCCTAGGGGCCCTGCTCCTCACCTTGGGGAAGTTGGCGGGTTTCCTGGTGGTGGTCCTCCTGGTGGGGCGGCCCCTGGTGCCCCGGCTGATCCGCCGGGTGGCGGACATGGGCAGCGATGAGACCCTGCTGGTCGCCTCCGTGGGTTTCTGCTTCCTCCTCTCGGTGCTGGCCGCGTGGATGGGCTATTCCGTGGCCCTGGGGGCCTTTCTGGCGGGCATGCTGGTGGCGGAGTCCGGCCGGGAGCGCAGGGTCGAGCACCTCCTGGCCCCCCTGAGGGATGTCTTCGTCGCCATCTTCTTCGTCTCCATCGGCATGCTCATCGACCCCCTTCAGGTTGCCCCCAACTGGAAGGCGCTCTTGCTCTTCGGCCTCCTGGTGACTCTGGGCAAAGTGGGCTCGGCGGCCTTTGGTGCCCTGTTGGGGGGGCAGTCGCTCCGGACCTCCATCTGGATCGGTGGCAGCCTGGCACAGATCGGGGAGTTCAGCTTCATCATCGTTGGGCTGGGGCAGAGCCTGGGGGTGGTGGGTCCGGCCCTCTTCCCGGTGATGGTGGTGACCAGTGCCTGGACGACCATCACCACGCCGGTCCTGATCCAGCACTCGGAGCGCCTGGCCGACCGCTTCGAGGCTGTGCTACCCCATCGCCTCCGCTACTTCCTGATCCACTTCAGGGCGGCCATGGGGCACCTGGGGGCCATGCCCTTCCGGAAGGCCTCCTGGAAGCCCCTCCGGCGGCCCTTCGGTTACCTCCTCGCGGATGCGGTGGTGGTCGTCCTCGTGGTGCTGCTGGGGACCCTGGCCAGGCGGGCCCTGGCGCTTCTCCTGGCCGGAGCCGGCCTCTCCCCGGTCATCACCGACCTCCTGGTGTGGCTGCTGGTGGTCCTGGTGGCCTTCCGCTTTCTGATGGGCATGATCAAGCAGGTGCGCCGACTCGCCCGGGCCATGGCCCAGCGTTCCCTGGCCCAGAGGCCAGCGCCGGTGGAGGGTCTCGAGGAGGCGGTGCGCTTCGCCCTTGAGGTCGCCATCGGCTTCATGGTGGCCCTGCCGATGGTGGCGGTCATCCAGCCCTTCCTGCCTCCGATGGTGGTGACCCTGGTCGTGGTGGCGGGCACTCTGGTCTTCGGTTACCTCTTCTGGAAGCGCACCGGCGCCATCCAGCGACGGAGGCTGGAGGGCTCCGAGGGGCTGTTCGGAGATCCTCCGGAAGGCTCCTGA
- a CDS encoding methyl-accepting chemotaxis protein has protein sequence MSLRTRFQSLSGKIITLSLAPVIVVLVFFFVFVLPRVGGMVLAAKEEGARNVVETAMGILENQMVEVRAGRRTAEFAQQRAKELISQLRFDRDNYLWIQGPGPVVLAHPNGALVDKPMAGLDPRVAGLFRDLDRVGQAPDGGYLHYEWTKQGRGKTLFPKVSYVKRFEAWGWIVGTGVYTDDVKGSIRQVTLILSAAMVVLAALLLVLSLRIASRLVRPLDELIAGIREGDLSREIRFHGKDEIAKAAQAFNDYNASLRDVVLEVRDQAQRAASGSAQLAATADEMARTIADIAKAGEGLKVSGDEMNQGIGRLLTSIETLAGHAGRTGVEAAEAVAEADSGVREGQESSRGMAEIQAVTVQITKAVQVIQEIAQQTNLLSLNAAIEAAKAGAMGKGFAVVADEVRKLAERSSSSAEDIEGLLERTRETVEGGVSHVGSTIQSLEGIRNRVLQISASIGTVGSLSREQSLTSREVGDQVLRNLEELSQNAAATHQMAATVQEITATAEDLARVAEGLNEVMKRFHL, from the coding sequence ATGTCCCTCCGAACCCGATTCCAGAGCCTCTCCGGGAAGATCATCACTCTGAGCCTTGCGCCGGTGATCGTCGTCCTGGTCTTCTTCTTCGTCTTTGTCCTCCCCCGGGTGGGCGGGATGGTCCTGGCGGCGAAGGAGGAGGGGGCCAGGAATGTGGTGGAGACCGCCATGGGGATCCTTGAGAACCAGATGGTGGAAGTACGGGCAGGGCGTCGTACCGCGGAGTTCGCCCAACAGCGGGCCAAAGAGCTGATCTCCCAGTTGCGTTTCGACCGGGACAACTATCTCTGGATCCAGGGGCCGGGGCCGGTGGTGCTGGCTCACCCCAACGGAGCCTTGGTGGACAAGCCCATGGCGGGGCTGGACCCCAGGGTGGCGGGGCTCTTCCGGGATCTCGATCGGGTGGGGCAGGCCCCGGACGGGGGGTACCTGCACTATGAGTGGACGAAGCAGGGCAGGGGGAAGACCCTCTTCCCCAAGGTCTCCTATGTCAAGAGGTTCGAGGCGTGGGGCTGGATCGTGGGGACCGGGGTCTACACCGATGATGTGAAGGGGAGCATACGCCAGGTGACCCTTATCCTCTCTGCGGCGATGGTCGTCCTGGCTGCGCTGCTCCTGGTCCTCTCGCTGAGGATCGCCTCCCGGCTGGTGCGGCCCCTCGATGAACTCATCGCCGGGATTCGTGAAGGGGACCTGAGCCGGGAGATCCGCTTCCACGGCAAGGACGAGATCGCCAAGGCGGCCCAGGCCTTCAATGACTACAATGCCTCGCTCCGGGATGTGGTGCTGGAGGTGCGGGACCAGGCCCAGAGGGCCGCCTCGGGCAGTGCCCAGCTGGCGGCGACCGCCGACGAGATGGCGCGGACCATTGCCGATATCGCCAAAGCGGGCGAAGGGCTCAAGGTCTCCGGCGATGAGATGAACCAGGGGATCGGGCGCCTCCTCACCAGCATCGAGACCCTGGCGGGTCATGCGGGGCGCACCGGGGTTGAGGCGGCGGAGGCTGTGGCCGAGGCTGACAGTGGTGTGCGGGAGGGGCAGGAGAGTTCCCGGGGCATGGCCGAGATCCAGGCTGTCACGGTCCAGATCACCAAGGCGGTCCAGGTGATCCAGGAGATCGCCCAGCAGACGAACCTCCTGAGCCTGAATGCCGCCATCGAAGCGGCCAAGGCGGGTGCCATGGGCAAGGGCTTCGCCGTGGTGGCTGACGAGGTGCGGAAGCTGGCGGAGCGCAGCAGCTCAAGTGCCGAGGACATCGAGGGGCTGCTGGAGCGGACCCGGGAGACCGTGGAGGGCGGGGTCAGCCATGTGGGCTCCACCATCCAGAGCCTTGAGGGCATCCGGAACCGGGTCCTCCAGATTTCCGCAAGCATCGGGACCGTAGGCAGTCTCAGCCGGGAGCAGAGCCTCACCTCCAGAGAGGTGGGAGACCAGGTGTTGCGCAATCTGGAGGAACTCAGCCAGAATGCGGCGGCCACCCACCAGATGGCCGCCACGGTCCAGGAGATCACCGCCACGGCGGAGGACTTGGCCAGGGTGGCGGAGGGCCTGAACGAAGTGATGAAGCGCTTCCACCTGTAG
- a CDS encoding GxxExxY protein produces MPLPYESLTSLILESAAEVHAGLGPGYQAPVYEAALFLALRERGLRVEKQALIQVFYRDHLVGTHVVDLLVSGEIALAIRIEGPLNEQQINRTLNHLKASRKPVGICLDFGGPKLEWRRLFNRPGPDPGDGI; encoded by the coding sequence ATGCCGCTTCCCTACGAATCCCTCACGAGCCTCATCCTCGAGTCGGCCGCCGAGGTCCACGCCGGACTCGGCCCCGGCTACCAGGCGCCTGTCTACGAGGCGGCCCTCTTCCTGGCCCTCCGGGAGCGGGGACTCCGGGTGGAGAAACAGGCGCTCATCCAGGTCTTCTACCGCGACCACCTGGTGGGCACCCATGTGGTGGACCTTCTCGTCTCAGGGGAGATCGCCCTGGCCATCCGGATCGAGGGCCCACTCAACGAGCAGCAGATCAACCGCACCCTCAACCACCTGAAGGCCTCCCGCAAGCCCGTGGGCATCTGCCTGGACTTCGGCGGGCCGAAGCTGGAGTGGAGGCGGCTCTTCAACCGCCCGGGGCCCGATCCTGGAGATGGCATCTGA
- the ilvB gene encoding biosynthetic-type acetolactate synthase large subunit, whose amino-acid sequence MELSGAQIIWECLIREGVDTVFGYPGGTVINLYDALLDYPAIHHVLARHEQGACHMADGFSRASGRTGVVIATSGPGAMNLVTGLANAMLDSIPMVAITGQVRSPLLGSDAFQEIDVTGVTLPITKHNYLVQKPEDIAPALREAFAVARTGRPGPVLVDITTDAQKLKTRFNWEAAEPKRHLRHIPQPPSPESLEQAIRLIRHAKRPVILAGHGIKLSGAEREFLAFAEKLNLPIITTLLGISTVPASHPLNLGMLGMHGEAWTNQAVQEADLLIALGMRFDDRVTGDLKTFAPHAKKIHVDVDRSEIDKNVKVDVPVIADLKAALEALIPQLEPMEHTEWMKGIQQARDAAKAGDILEHEGHIQAPQVIHGICKATSGQALMVTDVGQHQMWEAQYYKHEVGLVTSGGLGTMGFGLPAAIGAKLARPDREVWMVAGDGGFQMNIQELQTILQEEIKVNIAVVNNGYLGMVRQWQELFYEKRYASTTIQSPDFVKVAQAYGLGGEVVTRQEEVGPAIERARAAEGSYLIEFRVEPELSVYPMVPAGASLHDMLRRPEKPKTSKKKGAQ is encoded by the coding sequence ATGGAACTGAGCGGTGCCCAAATCATATGGGAATGCCTGATCCGTGAGGGCGTGGACACGGTGTTCGGCTATCCCGGCGGCACGGTGATCAACCTCTACGACGCCCTCCTGGACTACCCGGCCATCCACCACGTCCTGGCTCGTCACGAGCAGGGTGCCTGCCACATGGCCGACGGCTTCTCCCGCGCCTCGGGCCGCACGGGTGTGGTGATCGCCACCTCCGGCCCCGGGGCCATGAACCTGGTGACCGGCCTGGCCAACGCCATGCTGGATTCCATCCCCATGGTGGCCATCACGGGCCAGGTCCGCTCGCCGCTCCTCGGCTCCGACGCTTTCCAGGAGATCGATGTCACCGGCGTGACCCTCCCCATCACCAAGCACAACTATCTGGTGCAGAAACCCGAGGATATCGCCCCGGCGCTGCGCGAGGCCTTTGCCGTGGCCCGCACCGGCCGTCCCGGCCCCGTGCTGGTGGACATCACCACCGACGCCCAGAAGCTGAAGACCCGTTTCAACTGGGAAGCGGCGGAGCCCAAGCGCCACCTGCGTCATATCCCCCAGCCCCCCTCTCCGGAGTCCCTGGAGCAGGCCATCAGGCTCATCCGCCACGCCAAGCGCCCGGTGATCCTGGCGGGGCACGGCATCAAGCTCTCCGGTGCCGAGCGGGAGTTCCTGGCCTTCGCGGAGAAGCTCAATCTCCCCATCATCACCACCCTGCTGGGAATCAGCACGGTCCCTGCCAGCCACCCCCTCAACCTGGGGATGCTGGGCATGCATGGTGAAGCCTGGACCAACCAGGCCGTGCAGGAGGCGGATCTCCTCATCGCCTTGGGGATGCGCTTTGATGATCGGGTCACGGGGGATCTCAAGACCTTCGCCCCCCATGCCAAGAAGATCCATGTGGATGTGGACCGGAGCGAGATCGACAAGAACGTCAAGGTGGATGTCCCGGTCATCGCTGATCTCAAGGCGGCCCTGGAGGCCCTGATCCCCCAGCTGGAGCCCATGGAACACACGGAGTGGATGAAGGGCATCCAGCAGGCCCGGGATGCCGCCAAGGCCGGGGACATCCTGGAGCACGAGGGGCACATCCAGGCTCCGCAGGTGATCCACGGGATCTGCAAGGCCACCAGCGGGCAGGCCCTCATGGTCACAGATGTGGGTCAGCATCAGATGTGGGAGGCCCAGTATTACAAGCACGAAGTGGGGCTCGTCACCTCGGGTGGCCTGGGGACCATGGGTTTCGGCCTGCCCGCCGCCATCGGCGCCAAGCTGGCCCGGCCGGACCGGGAGGTCTGGATGGTGGCCGGGGACGGTGGCTTCCAGATGAACATCCAGGAGCTGCAGACCATTCTCCAGGAGGAGATCAAGGTGAATATCGCCGTGGTCAACAACGGGTACCTGGGCATGGTCCGCCAGTGGCAGGAGCTCTTCTATGAGAAGCGCTACGCCTCCACCACCATCCAGAGCCCCGATTTCGTCAAGGTGGCCCAGGCCTATGGTCTTGGGGGTGAAGTGGTCACCCGCCAGGAGGAGGTCGGACCTGCCATCGAGCGCGCACGGGCGGCTGAGGGTTCCTACCTCATCGAATTCCGAGTGGAGCCCGAGCTCAGCGTCTATCCCATGGTGCCCGCCGGGGCGAGCCTGCATGACATGCTGCGCCGGCCCGAAAAGCCCAAGACCAGCAAGAAGAAGGGAGCCCAGTGA
- the ispE gene encoding 4-(cytidine 5'-diphospho)-2-C-methyl-D-erythritol kinase — MSLRLASPAKLNRFLAILGRRADGFHEMELVTTVLDGVPGLTDTLEGEPSAFFTLELSGPASTGLTVDENNLVVKAWRLLERESGRALPAALRLEKRIPHGAGLGGGSSNAAAALRLGNALFDLGLSRSTLLHLGAELGSDVPLFLLGGTVLGLGRGERVFPLRPLPAEPILILNPGIHVPTPAVFKALAQAGYPMPEPCPALMEAQLPPWRNDLTGAAIWVQPALADIRAELMALGGEPLLCGSGSSWAARFPDSMMRDHARLSLERAHPQWGLWIP, encoded by the coding sequence ATGTCCCTGCGCCTGGCGTCCCCGGCCAAGCTGAACCGCTTCCTGGCCATCCTGGGGCGCCGCGCCGACGGCTTCCATGAGATGGAGCTGGTCACGACGGTGCTCGACGGGGTGCCTGGACTCACGGACACCCTGGAGGGGGAGCCTTCGGCGTTCTTCACTCTGGAGCTCTCGGGTCCCGCTTCCACGGGCCTGACGGTGGACGAGAACAATCTGGTGGTGAAGGCCTGGCGCCTCCTGGAGCGCGAAAGCGGCAGGGCACTGCCTGCGGCCCTGCGACTGGAGAAGCGCATCCCCCACGGGGCCGGCCTCGGCGGCGGCAGCAGCAATGCCGCGGCGGCCCTGCGCCTGGGCAATGCCCTCTTCGACCTCGGGCTGAGCCGGTCCACCCTTCTGCACCTGGGGGCCGAACTGGGCAGTGATGTCCCCCTCTTCCTCCTGGGAGGCACCGTCCTGGGCCTGGGCCGGGGCGAGAGGGTCTTCCCCCTGCGCCCCCTGCCCGCCGAGCCCATCCTCATCCTGAACCCCGGCATCCATGTCCCCACCCCAGCGGTCTTCAAGGCCTTGGCCCAGGCGGGCTACCCCATGCCCGAGCCCTGCCCCGCCCTGATGGAAGCGCAGCTCCCCCCCTGGCGCAACGACCTCACCGGGGCGGCCATCTGGGTCCAGCCCGCCCTGGCCGATATCCGCGCCGAGCTGATGGCGTTGGGGGGGGAGCCCCTGCTCTGCGGCTCGGGCTCCTCCTGGGCCGCCCGCTTCCCGGACAGCATGATGCGGGACCATGCCCGGCTGAGCCTGGAGAGGGCCCACCCCCAGTGGGGACTCTGGATCCCATGA
- the mnmA gene encoding tRNA 2-thiouridine(34) synthase MnmA: MNDRIVVAMSGGVDSSLAAALLTREGHSLIGVTLQLRPCDDRMSSRSCCSMDAIAQARAVAGVLGIPHYVLDCRTDFEAKVLKPAWEDYLRGRTPSPCLHCNREIKFGMLLDFARRLGADRIASGHYARLVQEGPEPRLLRGVDRQKDQSYFLSGLDLEALRHLILPLGGFTKAEVRRMATELGLPTAQRQESQDACLVYEGMSFPESLEAKYGAPGGDGSFVDTRGRVLGTHRGLHRYTIGQRRGLGIALGRPAHVVRLDAERNQVVLSTEPAELQSIGLLASDLHWLTAPPDHALVQIRSRHAAAPATLEHLPDGHCRVRFESPQSAVTPGQAVAFYAGDRLLGGGWIERAGFD; this comes from the coding sequence ATGAATGACCGCATTGTCGTGGCCATGAGCGGGGGCGTGGACTCCAGTCTGGCTGCAGCCCTCCTGACCCGCGAAGGACACAGCCTCATCGGGGTGACCCTCCAGCTTCGCCCCTGCGATGACCGCATGTCCAGCCGCTCCTGCTGCTCCATGGACGCCATCGCCCAGGCCCGGGCGGTGGCCGGGGTCCTGGGCATCCCCCACTACGTCCTGGACTGCCGCACCGACTTCGAGGCCAAGGTGCTGAAGCCCGCCTGGGAGGACTATCTCCGGGGTCGCACCCCCAGCCCCTGCCTCCACTGCAACCGTGAGATCAAGTTCGGCATGCTGCTGGACTTCGCCCGCCGTCTGGGCGCAGACCGCATCGCCTCCGGACACTACGCCAGGCTGGTGCAGGAGGGCCCTGAGCCCCGCCTCCTCCGGGGCGTGGATCGCCAGAAGGACCAGTCCTACTTCCTCTCCGGCCTGGACCTGGAGGCTCTGCGCCACCTCATCCTGCCCCTGGGGGGCTTCACCAAGGCCGAGGTGCGCCGCATGGCCACGGAACTGGGCCTGCCCACAGCCCAGCGCCAGGAGAGCCAGGATGCCTGCCTGGTCTACGAGGGCATGAGCTTTCCCGAATCCCTGGAGGCCAAGTACGGGGCCCCAGGCGGGGATGGCAGCTTTGTGGACACCCGAGGCCGGGTCCTGGGGACCCATCGCGGGCTTCACCGGTACACCATCGGCCAGCGCCGCGGCCTGGGGATCGCCCTGGGCAGGCCCGCCCATGTCGTCCGCCTGGATGCGGAGCGGAACCAGGTGGTGCTGAGCACAGAACCCGCTGAGCTCCAGAGCATCGGGCTGCTGGCCAGCGACCTCCATTGGCTGACGGCCCCTCCGGATCACGCCCTGGTCCAGATACGTTCCCGCCACGCCGCGGCACCAGCCACCCTGGAGCATCTGCCCGACGGGCACTGTCGCGTCCGATTCGAGTCCCCCCAGAGCGCCGTCACCCCGGGACAGGCCGTGGCGTTCTACGCGGGGGACCGATTGCTGGGTGGGGGCTGGATCGAGAGAGCAGGCTTTGACTAA
- the ilvD gene encoding dihydroxy-acid dehydratase, with amino-acid sequence MRSDIIKKGLERAGHRSLLRAAGVKEEDFGKPFIGIANSYTDIVPGHVHLSKYAADLKEMIIELGGVPFEFNTIAVDDGIAMGHAGMRFSLPSRELIADAVETMAMAHCFDAMICIPNCDKITPGMIMGALRVNIPTVFLTGGPMMAGKKADGTAADLISVFEGVGKVQSGEWTEEQLASLESTACPTCGSCSGMFTANSMNCLLEAIGLGLPGNGTIPAVDPRRKELMRRAAEQVFEVLKRDIKPRDLVTKESLDNAYVLDMAMGGSTNTVLHGLAIAQEAGFSYPLERLNELSAATPCICKVAPSVPDIHIQNVDAAGGISAILAEVAKKPGLLNLDAMTVTGKTLGENIAGLSSKDARVIRTVENPYTVDGGLAVLTGNIAPNGGVVKSAGVDASCFVFEGEAIVFESENDCLLALAKREVKPGHVVVIRYEGPKGGPGMPEMLSPTSMIKGQGLGKQVALITDGRFSGGTAGLCIGHVSPEAAEGGPIGLIKTGDRIKIDIPSRTMNLLVDDAELAKRKTAWVKPPFKINKGWLGRYSRMVTSANLGAVLALPEEIGK; translated from the coding sequence ATGCGTTCAGACATCATCAAGAAGGGCCTGGAGCGGGCCGGCCACCGCAGCCTCCTGCGGGCTGCCGGCGTCAAGGAAGAGGACTTCGGCAAGCCCTTCATCGGCATCGCCAATTCCTACACCGATATCGTCCCTGGTCACGTGCACCTCAGCAAGTACGCCGCTGACCTCAAGGAGATGATCATCGAACTGGGGGGCGTGCCCTTCGAGTTCAACACCATCGCCGTGGATGACGGCATCGCCATGGGCCACGCCGGCATGCGCTTCTCCCTGCCCAGCCGCGAGCTCATTGCCGATGCGGTCGAGACCATGGCCATGGCCCACTGCTTCGACGCCATGATCTGCATCCCCAACTGCGACAAGATCACCCCCGGCATGATCATGGGCGCCCTGCGCGTCAACATCCCCACTGTCTTCCTGACCGGCGGCCCCATGATGGCCGGCAAGAAGGCCGATGGCACCGCCGCCGACTTGATCAGCGTCTTCGAGGGCGTCGGCAAGGTGCAGAGCGGTGAGTGGACCGAGGAGCAGCTGGCCTCCCTCGAGAGCACCGCCTGCCCCACCTGCGGCTCCTGCTCCGGGATGTTCACCGCCAACTCCATGAACTGCCTCCTGGAGGCCATCGGCCTTGGCCTGCCCGGCAACGGCACCATCCCCGCCGTGGACCCCCGCCGCAAGGAGCTCATGCGCCGTGCGGCCGAACAGGTCTTCGAGGTGCTCAAGCGCGACATCAAGCCCCGGGACCTCGTGACCAAGGAGAGCCTGGACAACGCCTACGTCCTCGACATGGCCATGGGCGGCTCCACCAACACCGTGCTCCACGGCCTCGCCATCGCCCAGGAGGCCGGCTTCAGCTACCCCCTGGAGCGCCTGAACGAGCTCTCCGCCGCCACCCCCTGCATCTGCAAGGTGGCCCCCTCGGTGCCTGACATCCACATCCAGAACGTGGACGCCGCCGGCGGCATCAGCGCCATCCTGGCCGAGGTCGCCAAGAAGCCCGGCCTCCTGAACCTGGACGCCATGACCGTCACCGGCAAGACCCTGGGCGAGAACATCGCCGGGCTCTCCAGCAAGGATGCCCGCGTCATCCGCACCGTCGAGAATCCCTACACCGTGGACGGCGGCCTGGCGGTGCTCACCGGCAACATCGCCCCCAACGGCGGCGTGGTGAAGAGCGCCGGCGTGGACGCTTCCTGCTTCGTGTTTGAGGGCGAGGCCATCGTCTTCGAGAGCGAGAACGACTGCCTCCTGGCCCTGGCCAAGCGCGAAGTGAAGCCCGGTCACGTCGTCGTGATCCGCTACGAAGGCCCCAAGGGCGGCCCCGGCATGCCCGAAATGCTCTCCCCCACCTCCATGATCAAGGGCCAGGGCCTGGGCAAGCAGGTGGCCCTCATCACCGACGGCCGCTTCTCCGGTGGCACCGCAGGCCTCTGCATCGGCCACGTGAGCCCCGAGGCCGCCGAGGGTGGCCCCATCGGCCTCATCAAGACCGGCGACCGCATCAAGATCGACATCCCCAGCCGCACCATGAACCTGCTGGTGGACGATGCCGAGCTGGCCAAGCGCAAGACCGCCTGGGTCAAGCCCCCCTTCAAGATCAACAAGGGCTGGCTGGGCCGCTACTCCCGCATGGTCACCAGCGCCAACCTCGGCGCTGTCCTGGCCCTGCCCGAGGAAATCGGCAAGTAA
- the map gene encoding type I methionyl aminopeptidase, translating into MAIRERIRLKSKREIEKMREAGRLTANALRVAARAAKPGVSLLEIDKIAEQYIRKNGGTPNFKGYHGFPGTLCMSVNDRVVHGIPTKYVLQEGDILAIDCGAKLDGWHGDTCLTVGIGNISEEAKRLILTTKEAMELAMSYCKVGHRLGDMATAVQTYAEERGYGVVREYIGHGLGKELHEDPQVVFADQRPGTGFRMEPGMTITIEPILNAGTHRCLVEPDGWTVRTADGQLSAQFEHTVAITAGEPDILSLPDPELELEY; encoded by the coding sequence GTGGCCATTCGGGAACGTATCCGACTGAAGAGCAAGCGGGAGATCGAGAAGATGCGGGAGGCCGGTCGCCTTACCGCCAACGCCCTGCGTGTCGCGGCCCGGGCCGCCAAGCCCGGCGTCAGCCTGCTGGAGATCGACAAGATCGCCGAGCAGTACATCCGGAAGAACGGCGGCACCCCCAACTTCAAGGGCTACCACGGCTTTCCCGGCACCCTCTGCATGTCCGTCAATGACCGGGTGGTGCATGGCATCCCCACCAAATACGTCCTCCAGGAGGGCGACATCCTGGCCATCGACTGCGGCGCCAAGCTCGACGGCTGGCACGGCGACACCTGCCTGACCGTGGGCATCGGCAACATCAGCGAGGAGGCCAAGCGCCTCATCCTGACCACGAAGGAGGCCATGGAGCTGGCCATGAGCTACTGCAAGGTAGGGCACCGCCTGGGTGACATGGCCACCGCGGTGCAGACATATGCTGAGGAACGGGGCTACGGCGTGGTCCGCGAGTACATCGGCCACGGACTGGGCAAGGAACTCCACGAGGATCCCCAGGTGGTCTTTGCTGACCAGAGGCCCGGCACCGGCTTCCGCATGGAACCCGGCATGACCATCACCATCGAACCCATCCTCAACGCCGGCACCCACCGCTGCCTGGTGGAGCCCGACGGCTGGACCGTGCGCACCGCCGACGGCCAGCTCTCCGCCCAGTTCGAGCACACTGTGGCCATCACCGCCGGGGAGCCCGACATCCTGAGCCTGCCCGATCCCGAACTGGAGCTCGAGTACTGA